The proteins below come from a single Candidatus Polarisedimenticolaceae bacterium genomic window:
- a CDS encoding thioredoxin family protein produces the protein MILASLLLAAAAAAAAAGPGTAAPALDVKMKGVDGKETTIAQAAGTKGTLVIFTCNHCPFVKAWEERTVALGNEALSKGLGVIAINANDPGVQPEDGFEAMQARAKERGVKYPYVVDGDSSVAKAFGATKTPEFFLLDATGKVVYHGALDDNAREPEKVTARYLQDAIDALLSGKAIDVKQTKALGCSIKWKKSA, from the coding sequence ATGATCCTCGCCAGCCTGCTGCTCGCCGCCGCCGCCGCCGCCGCCGCCGCCGGCCCCGGAACCGCGGCCCCCGCTCTCGACGTGAAGATGAAGGGGGTGGACGGGAAGGAAACGACGATCGCCCAGGCCGCCGGCACCAAGGGCACGCTCGTGATCTTCACCTGCAACCACTGCCCGTTCGTGAAGGCGTGGGAGGAGCGCACCGTCGCGCTCGGCAACGAAGCCCTCTCGAAGGGGCTCGGCGTCATCGCGATCAACGCGAACGATCCGGGCGTCCAGCCCGAGGACGGATTCGAGGCGATGCAGGCGCGCGCGAAGGAACGCGGCGTGAAGTACCCCTACGTCGTCGATGGGGACTCCTCGGTCGCGAAGGCGTTCGGCGCGACGAAGACGCCGGAGTTCTTTCTGCTCGACGCGACCGGGAAGGTCGTCTACCACGGCGCCCTCGACGACAACGCGCGCGAGCCGGAAAAGGTCACCGCGAGGTACCTGCAGGACGCGATCGACGCCCTTCTGTCCGGAAAAGCGATCGACGTGAAGCAGACGAAGGCGCTCGGCTGTTCCATCAAGTGGAAGAAGAGCGCCTGA
- a CDS encoding nuclear transport factor 2 family protein yields the protein MFKGIVFLCAMGASMLAADVQAQTVADELRSVERKRTRALVEGNMEVARPLHADDFQLINPMGGVLSKQEYLGLVASGEIDYLEWEPESIEVRLFGNAAVLRYRAPLKIVVKAAPNAPSGRFWFTDLYEKRDGRWQIVWSQGTQTQ from the coding sequence ATGTTCAAGGGAATCGTGTTCCTCTGCGCGATGGGAGCCTCGATGCTTGCGGCCGACGTCCAAGCGCAGACTGTGGCGGACGAGCTTCGAAGCGTGGAGCGCAAGCGGACCCGGGCTCTTGTGGAAGGCAACATGGAGGTGGCGCGGCCGTTGCACGCGGATGACTTCCAACTGATAAACCCGATGGGCGGTGTTCTCTCGAAGCAGGAGTACTTGGGGCTGGTTGCCTCCGGCGAGATCGACTATCTCGAGTGGGAACCGGAATCGATCGAGGTGAGGTTGTTCGGTAACGCCGCGGTCCTCCGATATCGTGCACCGTTGAAGATCGTCGTGAAGGCCGCGCCAAACGCACCATCGGGCCGCTTCTGGTTCACGGACCTCTATGAGAAGAGGGATGGCCGGTGGCAGATCGTCTGGTCGCAAGGAACTCAAACCCAATAA
- a CDS encoding alpha/beta fold hydrolase, with product MSEPTPRQAIRYLRSSDGARLAWAEAGSGPTLVKASNWMTHLELEWHSPVWRHWLRFLAGNFRFVRYDERGCGMSDWDVEDVSPPRWVEDLSAVVASAVPEPTFALLGISQGAVPAIEFAVRHPERVSHLVLYGGYSQGWAARGDEATRRRYAAMVELIEHGWGRRNPVFRQLFTSRFIPGGTDEQLDWFNELCRKTTSPKNAARLLQSRSEVDIRALLPEVRVPTLVVHARNDDVIPIGVGRVLAAEIPGAQFVELDSANHILLEDEPAWGRFCDAVLDFTGVAAAYDPASPFATLSPREREVLALVTDGLANAEIGERLGISEKTVRNHVSNVFDKLGVWTRAQAIVFARDRGFRGSEPRGEGSESKR from the coding sequence GTGAGCGAACCGACCCCACGCCAGGCCATCCGCTACCTGCGCTCGTCCGACGGGGCCCGGCTGGCGTGGGCGGAGGCCGGGAGCGGCCCGACGCTGGTCAAGGCGTCGAACTGGATGACCCACCTCGAGCTCGAGTGGCACAGCCCCGTCTGGCGGCATTGGCTGCGCTTCCTCGCCGGGAACTTCCGGTTCGTGCGCTACGACGAGCGCGGCTGTGGGATGAGCGACTGGGATGTCGAGGACGTGAGTCCCCCGCGATGGGTCGAGGACCTCTCCGCGGTCGTGGCCTCCGCCGTCCCGGAGCCGACGTTCGCCCTGCTCGGCATCTCCCAGGGCGCGGTCCCCGCGATCGAGTTCGCCGTGCGCCACCCCGAGCGGGTCAGCCACCTCGTGTTGTACGGCGGCTACAGCCAGGGCTGGGCGGCGCGCGGCGACGAGGCCACCCGCCGCCGGTACGCGGCGATGGTCGAGCTGATCGAGCACGGCTGGGGCCGGCGCAACCCGGTCTTCCGCCAGCTGTTCACCTCGCGGTTCATCCCGGGCGGCACCGACGAGCAGCTCGACTGGTTCAACGAGCTCTGCCGGAAGACGACCTCCCCGAAGAATGCCGCGCGGCTTCTGCAGTCCCGATCGGAGGTCGACATCCGCGCGCTGCTCCCGGAGGTCCGGGTCCCGACCCTCGTCGTGCACGCGCGCAACGACGATGTGATCCCGATCGGCGTCGGCCGGGTCCTCGCGGCCGAGATCCCCGGCGCCCAGTTCGTCGAGCTCGACTCCGCGAACCACATCCTGCTCGAGGACGAGCCCGCGTGGGGCCGCTTCTGCGACGCGGTGCTCGATTTCACGGGCGTCGCGGCGGCGTATGATCCCGCCTCTCCTTTCGCGACGCTCTCTCCCCGCGAGCGGGAGGTGCTCGCCCTCGTCACCGACGGGCTCGCGAACGCCGAGATCGGCGAGCGCCTGGGGATCAGCGAGAAGACGGTGCGCAACCACGTCTCGAACGTCTTCGACAAGCTCGGCGTCTGGACGCGGGCGCAGGCGATCGTGTTCGCCAGGGACCGGGGGTTCCGGGGGTCTGAGCCCCGCGGGGAGGGATCGGAGTCGAAGCGGTGA
- a CDS encoding VOC family protein yields the protein MSKVTPFLMFNDQLESAIEFYTSTFPDSRVTNVARTGEDGPINSAEFVIGGQSFMGYNGGPYFTFSEGFSLFVECEDQEEVDAYWNKLVKAGATKMQCGWIKDQFGLSWQIVPKRFIELIRDKNPAKVKAVMDAMMQMVKLDVAALERAYDSVR from the coding sequence ATGAGCAAGGTAACCCCGTTCCTGATGTTCAACGACCAGCTCGAGTCCGCCATCGAGTTCTACACTTCAACGTTCCCGGACTCCAGGGTCACGAATGTCGCCCGCACTGGCGAAGATGGCCCCATCAACTCGGCCGAATTCGTCATCGGCGGTCAGTCCTTCATGGGCTACAACGGCGGTCCGTACTTCACCTTCTCCGAAGGCTTCTCGCTGTTCGTGGAGTGCGAGGACCAGGAGGAAGTGGACGCGTACTGGAATAAGCTCGTCAAGGCCGGAGCCACCAAAATGCAGTGTGGCTGGATCAAGGACCAGTTCGGCCTATCTTGGCAGATTGTCCCGAAGCGATTCATCGAACTCATCCGCGACAAGAACCCTGCGAAAGTGAAGGCCGTCATGGACGCCATGATGCAAATGGTGAAGCTCGACGTGGCGGCCCTTGAGAGAGCGTACGACTCGGTGCGATGA
- a CDS encoding DoxX family protein, giving the protein MNKLLWVLQVLAALLYAASGVMKVFMFEKISQDVPSFGALPREAWTALGILELACTIGLIVPGVLHWRPQLTVVAAALLAAESLVFIWVHVRYHEMAPIIFSGVLGLVMAFIAYGRMVLRPIA; this is encoded by the coding sequence ATGAACAAGCTGTTGTGGGTTCTGCAGGTCCTCGCCGCGTTGCTCTACGCGGCTTCGGGCGTCATGAAGGTCTTCATGTTCGAGAAGATCAGCCAGGACGTCCCGTCGTTCGGCGCGCTGCCGCGGGAAGCGTGGACGGCGCTCGGCATCCTGGAGCTCGCCTGCACCATCGGGCTCATCGTCCCCGGCGTCCTCCACTGGCGACCGCAACTGACCGTCGTGGCGGCCGCGCTCCTGGCGGCGGAGAGCCTCGTGTTCATCTGGGTGCACGTCAGGTACCACGAAATGGCGCCCATCATCTTCAGTGGCGTCCTGGGCCTCGTCATGGCGTTCATCGCGTATGGCCGGATGGTTCTCCGGCCCATCGCCTGA
- a CDS encoding cytochrome c3 family protein → MNQDQVGTFSFPKWVDRLRDVLGAILLGILPIYLVILVWYGASPRTTDVGYAPVQPIPYSHALHAGQLGIDCRYCHNTVENAAHAAIPPTQTCMNCHAKIRTTSPKLVALRESYTTGMPIPWVKVHDLPDYAYFNHSAHVRRGVGCVECHGRVDKMEVVYQAQTLSMGWCLDCHRNPEPRLRPVDQVTNMAWQPEGDRAELGRKLRAALNLNPSQDCSTCHR, encoded by the coding sequence ATGAATCAGGACCAGGTCGGTACCTTTTCGTTTCCCAAGTGGGTGGACCGTCTCCGCGACGTCCTGGGCGCCATCCTACTGGGCATCCTCCCCATCTATCTCGTGATCTTGGTTTGGTACGGCGCCTCGCCACGCACCACCGACGTGGGGTATGCGCCGGTCCAGCCGATCCCGTACAGCCATGCGCTGCACGCGGGGCAGCTCGGCATCGACTGCCGTTACTGCCACAACACGGTCGAGAACGCCGCGCACGCGGCGATCCCGCCGACGCAGACGTGCATGAACTGTCACGCCAAGATCCGGACCACCTCGCCGAAGCTCGTCGCGCTTCGCGAGAGCTACACCACCGGGATGCCGATCCCGTGGGTGAAGGTGCACGACCTTCCCGACTACGCCTACTTCAACCACAGCGCGCACGTGCGCCGTGGCGTGGGCTGCGTCGAATGCCACGGACGCGTGGACAAGATGGAGGTCGTCTACCAGGCGCAGACGCTCAGCATGGGCTGGTGCCTGGACTGCCATCGCAACCCCGAGCCGCGCCTGAGGCCGGTGGATCAGGTGACGAACATGGCGTGGCAACCCGAGGGCGACCGCGCGGAGCTGGGCAGGAAGCTCCGCGCCGCGCTGAACCTCAATCCATCGCAGGACTGCAGCACATGTCATCGATGA
- a CDS encoding isoprenylcysteine carboxylmethyltransferase family protein has protein sequence MIRRLAIFAFGCVSYLTFLGTFLYAFGFVGGFLVPTTLDGPPRIPFGAALAVDLGLLALFAVQHSAMARPAFKRWWTRIVAPPLERPIYVLASSLCLIAMFVFWQPLGGTVWSLESPIARGLAYALFAFGWGLVLVTTFLINHFDLFGLRQVWLALLDRPYTPLRFVQPGPYKLVRHPLYVGWFFAFWATPTMTAAHLTFAIMTTAYIFVAIRLEERDLVAEHGAAYESYRRRVPMLVPGTARRTMSAIGNPTHTM, from the coding sequence ATGATCCGCCGCCTCGCCATCTTCGCCTTCGGCTGCGTCAGCTACCTGACCTTCCTGGGGACCTTCCTCTACGCGTTCGGCTTCGTCGGAGGATTCCTCGTGCCGACGACGCTCGACGGCCCCCCGCGGATCCCCTTCGGCGCCGCGCTCGCCGTGGACCTGGGCCTGCTCGCCCTGTTCGCCGTCCAGCACAGCGCGATGGCGCGTCCCGCCTTCAAGCGGTGGTGGACCCGCATCGTCGCGCCGCCCCTCGAGCGGCCGATCTACGTGCTCGCCTCGAGCCTGTGCCTGATCGCGATGTTCGTGTTCTGGCAGCCGCTGGGGGGAACGGTCTGGAGCCTCGAGTCGCCGATCGCCCGGGGTCTCGCGTACGCCCTGTTCGCCTTCGGCTGGGGGCTCGTCCTCGTCACCACCTTCCTGATCAACCACTTCGACCTGTTCGGGCTGCGGCAGGTGTGGCTCGCCCTCCTCGACCGGCCCTACACCCCGCTCCGGTTCGTGCAGCCGGGGCCGTACAAGCTGGTCCGGCACCCGCTCTACGTCGGATGGTTCTTCGCCTTCTGGGCGACGCCGACGATGACCGCCGCGCACCTGACCTTCGCGATCATGACAACCGCGTACATCTTCGTCGCCATCCGGCTCGAGGAGCGCGACCTCGTCGCCGAACACGGCGCCGCGTACGAGAGCTACCGTCGACGGGTGCCGATGCTCGTGCCGGGGACCGCACGTCGAACGATGAGCGCGATCGGCAATCCGACGCACACGATGTGA
- the metH gene encoding methionine synthase has protein sequence MSLERLLRERILVLDGAMGTMIQGYRLSEADFRGKAFADHPKDLKGFNDLLCLTQPKIVEEIHLAYLEAGADLVETNTFNATSISASDYAMEPEVYAINKAAAEIAVRAAREMTRRTPGRPRFAAGAMGPTNRTASLSPDVNNPAFRAITFRELKGAYKEQARGLLDGGIDLLLPETTFDTLNLKAALFAIAELFEETGRRVPVMASLTITDNSGRTLSGQTVEAAWVSISHADLLSVGLNCALGAEQMRPFMEDLARVAPKYISCYPNAGLPNAFGGYDETPSMMAATLREFAREGWLNFVGGCCGTTPDHIRAIDEAVRGVAPHAPVERSPFLQLSGLEPFTLRPDANFTMIGERTNVTGSKKFARLILSGDYETALEVARDQVAGGANVLDVNMDEGLLDSEKAMATFLHLVSSEPEIAKIPIMVDSSKFSVIEAGLACLQGKAVVNSISLKEGEDAFRAQARTVRRYGAAVVVMAFDETGQAVEVDRKVAIAERAYRILVDEVGFPPEDVIFDPNILAIATGIEEHDPYAVNFIEATRRIKSRLPKVKISGGVSNLSFSFRGNDLVREAMHAAFLYHAIRAGMDMGIVNAGQLAVYDEIPPDLLEHVEDVILNRRPDATERLVAFAETVKGKGKAKIVDDAWRRLPVEERLRHALIQGIVEHIDEDVEEARRKYPRPLDVIEGPLMDGMNVVGDLFGSGKMFLPQVVKSARVMKKAVAWLLPYMEEEKRRTGNTASTRGKILLATVKGDVHDIGKNIVGVVLACNNYEVIDLGVMVPCERILAKAREIGADVIGLSGLITPSLDEMVHVAHEMKRQGFTVPLLIGGATTSKKHTAVRIAHEYPNAVVHVLDASRAVDVVGNVLHPATREPYAAEIRAEYAKVREAYGARETEPILPIAEARRRAPKYDWERAEIAVPAFQGTRLLADFPLDEIIPFIDWSPFFHAWEMKGSYPKILDDPNRGPAARELFENAQTLLKRFLAERSVHAFGVYGFFPAQSDGDDIVVYEDEAGRNPMARLHTLRQQRAKADNKPLYALSDFIAPLSSGKIDWIGGFAVTTGIGLDAVVKRFEAEHDDYNAILAKALADRLAEAFAELVHQRARRDWGYGRNEELSIDDLIHERYRGIRPAPGYPAQPDHTEKATLWRLFDVERQATIRLTESFAMMPAASVSGLYFAHPESQYFTVGKIGRDQVESYAKRKGMTVAEVERWLGPVLGYEATR, from the coding sequence GTGAGCCTCGAACGTCTCCTCCGCGAGCGGATCCTCGTCCTCGACGGCGCGATGGGGACGATGATCCAGGGGTACCGCCTCTCCGAGGCGGACTTCCGGGGGAAAGCCTTCGCGGATCACCCGAAGGACCTGAAGGGGTTCAACGACCTCCTCTGCCTGACGCAGCCGAAGATCGTTGAGGAGATCCACCTCGCCTACCTCGAGGCGGGGGCGGATCTCGTCGAGACGAACACCTTCAACGCGACGTCGATCTCGGCATCCGACTACGCCATGGAGCCCGAGGTCTACGCGATCAACAAGGCGGCCGCCGAGATCGCCGTGCGCGCCGCAAGGGAGATGACGCGCCGGACCCCCGGCCGCCCGCGGTTCGCCGCCGGGGCGATGGGCCCGACCAACCGCACCGCGTCGCTCTCCCCCGACGTGAACAACCCCGCCTTCCGCGCGATCACCTTCCGCGAGCTGAAAGGTGCCTACAAGGAACAGGCACGCGGCCTTCTCGACGGCGGGATCGACCTGCTCCTTCCCGAGACGACCTTCGACACGCTCAACCTCAAGGCGGCGCTCTTCGCGATCGCGGAGCTGTTCGAGGAGACGGGGCGCCGCGTTCCGGTGATGGCGTCGCTCACGATCACCGACAACAGCGGACGGACTCTCTCGGGGCAGACCGTCGAGGCGGCGTGGGTGTCGATCTCCCACGCCGACCTGCTCAGCGTGGGGCTCAACTGCGCCCTCGGCGCCGAGCAGATGCGCCCCTTCATGGAGGACCTCGCGCGCGTCGCGCCGAAGTACATCTCGTGTTACCCGAACGCGGGGCTCCCCAACGCCTTCGGGGGGTACGACGAGACGCCGTCCATGATGGCGGCGACGCTGCGCGAGTTCGCCCGCGAGGGTTGGTTGAACTTCGTCGGCGGCTGCTGCGGGACGACCCCCGACCACATCCGTGCGATCGACGAAGCGGTGCGAGGAGTCGCCCCGCACGCGCCGGTCGAGCGCTCCCCGTTCCTGCAGTTGAGCGGCCTCGAGCCGTTCACCCTCCGCCCCGACGCGAACTTCACGATGATCGGCGAACGCACGAACGTCACCGGCTCGAAGAAGTTCGCCCGCCTGATCCTCTCCGGAGACTACGAGACCGCCCTCGAGGTCGCGCGCGACCAGGTGGCGGGGGGCGCCAACGTCCTCGACGTCAACATGGACGAGGGGCTGCTCGATTCCGAAAAGGCGATGGCGACGTTCCTGCACCTCGTCTCGTCCGAGCCCGAGATCGCGAAGATCCCGATCATGGTGGACTCCTCGAAGTTCTCCGTGATCGAGGCCGGGCTGGCGTGCCTGCAGGGAAAGGCGGTCGTCAACTCGATCTCCCTCAAGGAGGGGGAAGACGCCTTCCGCGCGCAGGCCCGCACCGTGCGCCGCTACGGCGCCGCCGTCGTCGTGATGGCGTTCGACGAGACGGGGCAGGCGGTCGAGGTCGACCGCAAGGTCGCGATCGCCGAACGCGCCTACCGGATCCTCGTCGACGAGGTCGGCTTCCCCCCCGAGGACGTGATCTTCGACCCGAACATCCTCGCGATCGCGACCGGGATCGAGGAGCACGACCCCTACGCCGTGAACTTCATCGAGGCGACGCGGCGCATCAAGTCGCGCCTCCCCAAGGTGAAGATCTCCGGGGGGGTGTCGAACCTCTCCTTCTCGTTCCGCGGGAACGACCTCGTCCGCGAGGCGATGCACGCGGCCTTCCTCTACCACGCGATCCGCGCCGGCATGGACATGGGGATCGTCAACGCCGGCCAGCTCGCCGTGTACGACGAGATCCCTCCGGACCTCCTGGAGCACGTCGAGGACGTGATCCTCAACCGCCGCCCCGACGCGACCGAGCGCCTCGTCGCGTTCGCCGAGACGGTGAAGGGGAAGGGAAAGGCGAAGATCGTGGACGACGCGTGGCGGAGGCTCCCCGTCGAGGAGCGCCTGCGCCACGCCCTGATCCAGGGGATCGTCGAGCACATCGACGAGGACGTGGAGGAGGCCCGGAGGAAGTACCCCCGCCCCCTCGACGTGATCGAAGGGCCGCTGATGGACGGAATGAACGTCGTCGGCGACCTCTTCGGCTCCGGGAAGATGTTCCTCCCGCAGGTGGTCAAGAGCGCCCGGGTCATGAAGAAGGCGGTCGCGTGGCTCCTCCCGTACATGGAGGAGGAGAAGCGCCGCACCGGGAACACCGCCTCGACCCGCGGGAAGATCCTCCTCGCGACCGTCAAGGGGGACGTCCACGACATCGGCAAGAACATCGTCGGGGTCGTCCTCGCCTGCAACAACTACGAGGTGATCGACCTCGGCGTGATGGTCCCGTGCGAGAGGATCCTGGCGAAGGCGCGGGAGATCGGCGCCGACGTGATCGGCCTGTCGGGGCTCATCACGCCGTCCCTCGACGAGATGGTCCACGTCGCCCACGAGATGAAGCGGCAGGGGTTCACCGTCCCGCTCCTGATCGGCGGCGCGACGACCTCGAAGAAACACACCGCGGTGAGGATCGCGCACGAGTACCCGAACGCCGTCGTGCACGTGCTCGACGCCTCGCGCGCGGTGGACGTCGTCGGGAACGTCCTCCACCCCGCGACGCGCGAGCCTTACGCCGCCGAGATCCGGGCCGAATACGCCAAGGTCCGGGAGGCCTACGGGGCGCGGGAGACCGAGCCGATCCTCCCGATCGCGGAGGCCCGCCGCCGCGCGCCGAAATACGACTGGGAGCGCGCCGAGATCGCGGTCCCGGCGTTCCAGGGAACGCGCCTGCTCGCGGACTTCCCGCTCGACGAGATCATCCCGTTCATCGACTGGTCGCCGTTCTTCCACGCCTGGGAGATGAAGGGGTCCTACCCGAAGATCCTCGACGACCCGAACCGCGGCCCCGCGGCGCGCGAGCTCTTCGAGAACGCCCAGACGCTGCTGAAGCGATTCCTCGCCGAGCGCTCCGTCCACGCCTTCGGCGTCTACGGCTTCTTCCCGGCCCAATCCGACGGCGACGACATCGTCGTGTACGAGGACGAGGCGGGGCGCAACCCGATGGCGCGGTTGCACACGCTTCGCCAGCAGCGCGCGAAGGCGGACAACAAGCCCCTGTACGCGCTGTCGGATTTCATCGCCCCGCTCTCGTCGGGGAAGATCGACTGGATCGGCGGATTCGCGGTCACGACGGGGATCGGCCTCGACGCCGTCGTGAAGCGGTTCGAAGCCGAGCACGACGACTACAACGCCATCCTGGCGAAGGCGCTGGCCGACCGGCTCGCGGAAGCGTTCGCCGAGCTCGTCCACCAGCGCGCCCGCCGCGACTGGGGGTACGGGCGCAACGAGGAACTGTCGATCGACGACCTCATCCACGAGCGGTACCGCGGCATCCGCCCGGCTCCCGGCTACCCCGCGCAGCCCGACCACACCGAGAAGGCGACGCTGTGGCGCCTGTTCGACGTCGAGCGCCAGGCCACGATCCGCCTGACCGAGTCGTTCGCGATGATGCCGGCGGCGTCGGTGAGCGGCCTCTACTTCGCCCACCCCGAGTCGCAGTACTTCACGGTCGGCAAGATCGGGCGCGACCAGGTGGAGAGCTACGCGAAGCGGAAGGGGATGACGGTCGCGGAGGTCGAACGGTGGCTGGGGCCGGTGCTGGGGTACGAGGCGACGCGATAG
- a CDS encoding amino acid racemase, with amino-acid sequence MTTKPPEPKPLHIGIVACSAEGAALCYRTICSEGSALLGPHDHPEVSLHTNPLAGYRDCLDRGDLDGVAELMLDSARKLAAAGADFLICPDNTSHRAYSRVVRTSPLPWLHIADCVADEAVARGNRRLGLTGTHWLVASEVYPERLQARGLACVRPSDAERDEMGRLIMDELVYGVFKPETVARFLAIVRNLLAKGCDAVILGCTEIPLILDDTNSPLPTLDSTRLLARAALRRAVEGAGQARGGGTGV; translated from the coding sequence GTGACCACGAAACCTCCCGAGCCGAAGCCCCTCCACATCGGCATCGTCGCCTGTTCCGCCGAAGGGGCGGCGCTTTGTTACCGGACGATCTGCTCGGAGGGCTCGGCGCTGCTGGGGCCCCACGACCACCCCGAGGTCTCGCTTCACACGAACCCGCTCGCCGGATACCGGGACTGCCTCGACCGCGGCGACCTCGACGGCGTGGCCGAGCTCATGCTCGACTCCGCACGGAAGCTCGCCGCCGCGGGGGCCGACTTCCTCATCTGCCCGGACAACACGAGCCACCGGGCCTACTCGCGGGTCGTGCGGACGTCACCCCTGCCTTGGCTGCACATCGCCGACTGCGTCGCGGACGAGGCGGTCGCACGCGGGAACCGGCGGCTCGGGCTCACCGGCACGCACTGGCTCGTCGCCAGCGAGGTGTACCCCGAGAGATTGCAGGCTCGCGGCCTCGCATGCGTGCGCCCGTCGGACGCCGAGCGCGACGAGATGGGCCGACTCATCATGGACGAGCTCGTGTACGGCGTCTTCAAGCCCGAAACGGTCGCGCGATTCCTGGCGATCGTCCGGAATCTGCTGGCCAAGGGCTGCGACGCGGTGATCCTCGGGTGCACGGAGATCCCGCTGATCCTCGACGACACGAACTCGCCGCTGCCGACGCTGGATTCCACGCGCCTTCTGGCGCGGGCGGCGCTGCGGAGGGCGGTGGAGGGGGCCGGCCAAGCCCGCGGGGGCGGAACGGGCGTATAG
- a CDS encoding TlpA disulfide reductase family protein — protein sequence MVAAWLLAASLLPAGPERILGEVRRPGAAVVVLNVWATWCQPCREEFPDLLRLEREYRAKGVRLVLVSADFPDAVAEAEAFLRRHGVAFQTFLKDGDVPDQAFIDGLDPRWSGALPATIVFDGAGRKTAFWEGKADYATLERHVKEALNP from the coding sequence ATGGTCGCCGCCTGGCTGCTCGCCGCGTCCCTCCTCCCCGCCGGCCCGGAGCGGATCCTGGGGGAGGTCCGGCGCCCCGGTGCCGCGGTCGTCGTCCTGAACGTCTGGGCGACGTGGTGCCAGCCCTGCCGGGAGGAGTTTCCCGACCTGCTCCGCCTCGAGCGCGAGTACCGCGCGAAGGGGGTGCGCCTGGTCCTCGTCTCCGCCGATTTTCCCGACGCCGTCGCGGAGGCCGAGGCGTTCCTGAGGCGGCACGGCGTCGCGTTCCAGACGTTCCTGAAGGACGGCGACGTCCCCGACCAGGCATTCATCGACGGCCTCGACCCCCGCTGGAGCGGGGCCCTTCCCGCGACGATCGTGTTCGACGGGGCCGGACGCAAGACCGCCTTCTGGGAAGGGAAGGCCGACTACGCCACGCTCGAACGACACGTGAAGGAGGCCCTGAACCCATGA
- a CDS encoding DUF2200 domain-containing protein, translated as MAEHRVFAMKFSKIYPMYVAKAERKNRTKAEVDRIICWLTGYDPAGLRRQIEQENDLETFFAQAPAFHPKSSLIKGVVCGVRVEDVEDPLMRKVRYLDKLIDELAKGKTMEKILRD; from the coding sequence ATGGCCGAGCATCGAGTGTTCGCGATGAAGTTCTCGAAGATCTATCCGATGTACGTCGCCAAGGCGGAACGCAAGAACCGGACGAAGGCGGAAGTCGACCGGATCATCTGCTGGCTGACGGGGTACGACCCGGCCGGGTTGCGGCGGCAGATCGAGCAGGAGAACGATCTCGAGACCTTCTTCGCTCAGGCCCCGGCCTTCCACCCGAAAAGTTCGCTCATCAAGGGGGTCGTGTGCGGGGTTCGCGTCGAGGATGTCGAGGATCCGCTGATGCGGAAGGTGCGATACCTCGACAAGCTGATCGACGAGCTCGCCAAGGGAAAGACGATGGAGAAGATCCTGAGGGATTAG